One window from the genome of Aptenodytes patagonicus chromosome 4, bAptPat1.pri.cur, whole genome shotgun sequence encodes:
- the FGL1 gene encoding fibrinogen-like protein 1 gives MKILIMIDFVLAASLMDAIGSSDLQNCFQEQIRLQGQVRLLEHRVKQHQLKIIQLLEKKEIQYSDRGDENSVIDLGGKRQYSDCAEIYNDGHKQSGFYKMKPIQSPTEFLAFCDMSEGGGWTVFQRRSDGSQNFDRVWTDYEEGFGNFVLTNGEYWLGNKKLHYLTNQGNYTLRIDLTDFEGERRFAQYARFRVAGEEHSYEMSCGEYSGTAGDSLTGGFHPEVKWWADHRGMKFSTRDRDNDNYEGNCAAEEKAGWWFNRCHSANLNGLYYKGPYTAKTDNGIVWYTWHGWWYSLKSVVMKVRPADFEPNIV, from the exons GATCTACAGAACTGTTTTCAAGAGCAGATACGACTTCAGGGCCAGGTGAGGCTTCTGGAACATCGTGTGAAACAGCATCAGTTAAAAATTATACAGCTTTTAGAGAAGAAAGAGATTCAGTACAGTGACAGAGGAGATGAGAACAGTGTCATTGacttgggaggaaaaagacaGTATTCAG ATTGTGCAGAAATCTACAATGACGGCCATAAGCAAAGTGGATTTTATAAGATGAAACCTATCCAGAGTCCTACTGAATTCCTTGCCTTCTGTGACATGTCTGAAGGGGGTGGTTGGACTGTTTTTCAGAGACGTTCTGATGGCAGCCAGAATTTTGATAG AGTCTGGACTGACTATGAAGAAGGCTTTGGAAATTTTGTTCTGACAAATGGCGAATATTGGCTTGGAAATAAAAAACTTCATTATTTGACTAATCAAG GGAACTATACTTTAAGAATTGATCTAACTGATTTTGAAGGAGAACGGCGTTTTGCACAATATGCAAGATTCAGAGTTGCAGGTGAAGAG CATTCTTATGAGATGAGCTGTGGTGAATACTCTGGCACAGCTGGTGATTCCCTTACTGGTGGATTTCATCCTGAAGTAAAATGGTGGGCTGATCATCGAGGAATGAAATTCAGTACTAGAGACAGGGACAATGACAACTATGAAGGGAACTGTGCCGCAGAGGAAAAGGCTGGCTGGTGGTTTAACAG GTGTCACTCTGCCAACTTGAACGGTTTGTACTACAAAGGCCCCTATACTGCAAAGACAGACAACGGGATTGTTTGGTACACTTGGCATGGGTGGTGGTATTCTCTGAAATCCGTTGTCATGAAGGTCAGACCAGCAGACTTTGAACCTAATATtgtttaa